The Deltaproteobacteria bacterium sequence GGCCCCACCGAGCCGGTGTACGGCGGCATGCTGGTGGGACAGAGCAGCCGCGACAAGGACCTTGACGTGAACATCACCAAGGAGCGGAAGCTGACGAACATGCGGTCTTCCGGCCTCAAGGGTATCGAAAAGATCGTGCCGCCCTTACGCATGTCCCTGGAGCAGGCCATCGAGTTCATCCGCCAAGACGAACTGATCGAGGTGACGCCGTGCAACCTCCGGCTGCGGAAACGCCATCTCGACCCCAACGAACGGAAGTACCACGCGCGCCGGGTGGAGGACTCGCTCCAGGCCGCGGGATAGTCAGACCGGCGGCAACTTTAACGCGTCCCCTCCGCTTCGTCCTCCACGTGCCGTCCCAATAGCCTTACCTCCGCCCCCGCCAGCATTTCCCGGAGCTTTCCCCGTATCGCCCACAGGCATATGAGCGACGGGATCACCATCAGCGTGGTGATCACGAAAAAAGTGGCCCAGTCTCCCTCCAGCCAGTCCACCAGGGCGCCGGAGGCGCCGGCCAGGATGGTGCGTCCGGCGGTGCCGATGGAGGCCATCAGGGCGTACTGGGTGGCGGTGTAGGTGCGGTCCACCAGCATGGAGATGAAGGCCACGAAGGTGACGGTGGCGAAGGCGCTGGTGAGGTCGTCCACGACCACGGCCGCGGCGAACAGGGCCTCGGACTTGCCCACCCAGAACAGCACGGCGAAGAGCAGGTTGGTGGCGGCCATGGCGATGCCCGACAGGAACATGGCCCGGATGAGGCCCATGCGGATGGCGAAGAACCCGCCCAGCACGGTAAAGCCCACCGTGGTGACCCAGCCGAGGCCCTTGGAGTAGAGGGCGATCTCGGACTTGGAGAAGCCGATCTCCCGGTAGAACAGGATCGACATGCGCCCCATGAAGGCTTCGCCGATCTTGAACAGGAAGATGAACCCGAGCACGGTGAGGGCGATGGCGACGCCGTTGCGCCGGAAGAAGCTCGCCAGCGGGCTGACCACGGTGCCGCCGAGCCACGCGGCGGCGTGGCCCATCGGGCCGGCCACCCCGAGAGTGGACGCGATCCGGTCCTCCTCCGCGGCCTGCGACGCGATGCGTTCCGCCGTGCCCTGCTCGTGCACGAACAGCAGGCCGATGTTCGTGAGGATCACCACCGCGCCGAGGACGAGGAAGGTGGCCTGCCAATAGTCCTCCACCCCGGCGTTCTGGAAGGCGGTGGCGGTCTCCAGCGCGATGATGCCGCCGAGCTTGTAGCCGGTCCACCAGCCTACCACCGCGGTGGCGGCGCCGGCGGCCATGGCTTCGCCTTCGGTGGTGCCCACCTGCTCGATGCGCAACGCGTCCACGGCGATGTCCTGGGTGGCGGACGCGATGGCGATGGTGAGGCCGATGCCCACCACCCAGCCCAAGTTGGCGGTGGGGTCGGCGAAGCTCCAGAGCGCGAGGGACACCACGATCACGGCCTGCAGCGTGAGGATCCAGGCGCGCCGGTGGCCGAGCTTGCCGGTGAGCCACGGGATGCGGATGCGGTCGATGAGTGGCGCCCAGAGGAAGTTGATCGCGTAGACCCCGAAGATCAGTCCGGCGAAGCCGATGGTGGTGCGGCTCAGGCCGTCTTCCTTGAGCCAGAGGGTGAGGCTGCTGCCGATGAGCACCCAGGGAAACCCGCTGATGATCCCGAGGAGGAAGATGCGCGCCATGCGCCGCTCCCAGTACACCGCCAGCGACTCGATGATCTTCTGCATGGGGCTCCTTCGGGTTGGGGTGTCGGCTGTCCTCCAGAATTGAATATAACGGACGCGACTCCGGAACAGAATCGAGGCAACGACGTGCCACAGTCGTCATTCCCACGCTCCCTGCGTCATTCCCGCCCCCCGATCCGTCATTCCCGCCCCCCGATTCGTCATTCCCCCCCCCGATTCGTCATTCCCCCCCCGATTCGTCATTCCCGCGGAAGCGGGAATCCAGGGGTGGCGAGGCGGGGAAACGCCGCTGCGGTACCCCACCACCGCCCCTGGATTCCCGCTTCCGCGGGAATGACGAATCGAGGGGCAGGGAATGACGAATCGAGGGGCAGGGAATGACGAATCGGGGGGCGGGAATGACGAATTCCGTAGCCGTCGCGCGTTTGACACTTCTCCGGCTCTTCGGCTAGTCTGCGTGCCGCTGCCGGCAATCGCCTGGCGGGCATGCAAATCGGTGAAAACGTGCGCATTGCGAAAGGAGAACGGACCATGTCCTCATTCCTCAAGGTTTGTTTCGAAAGGTTGGCGCTGGCGTTGGTGGTTGGAGGCCTGCTGCTGGGGGCCGCGGCGTCGGTGCAAGCGGCGGAGCTCAAGCTTGCCCACTTCACCTCGCCCAAACATCCCATGGACCGGCTGGTGATGCGGCCGTGGGGCGAAGAGGTGGCCAAGCGCAGCAATGGCTCGCTGACGGTGCGGATCTATCCCGGCGGCGAGCTTGGCAAGGGGCCGGTGGCCCAGTACAAGCGGGCGGCGGACGGCATCGCGGACATCACCTTCGGCCTGCAGGGGTACAGCTCGCCGCTGTTCCCGAGGACGCTGTTGGTGGAGCTGCCGGGCATCGCGCCGGACGCGGTGGTGGCCACCAAGATGCTGTGGAAGGCCATCGGCGCCGTCCAGGGCGAGTACACCCGGACCAAGGTGCTGGCGCTGTGGACCAATGACAAGGCGGTCATCATGACCCGCAACAAGGCGGTGCGGACCCTGGACGACGTCAAGGGCATGAAGATCCGCACCCCCTCGAAGCTCCAGGGCGACATCATCAAGGCGCTGGGAGCCACCCCCGTGGCCATGCCGGTGACGCGCATGTACAACGCCCTCAAGACCGGCGTGGTGGACGGGCTCATGGTGGCGCCGAGCGTCATCCGGAGCTTCAAGATCGGCGAGGTGGCCAAGTACTACACCGTCGGGCCGTTCGCCAACACGGCGTTCTTCCTGGTGATGAACAAGAAGGCCTACGACGGCCTCTCGGCGGAGCACAAGAAGATCGTCGACGAGACCTCGGGCCAGGCCTTGAGCGTCAAGGCGGCCGGCATCTACAAGAAGGCCGGGGCGGGCGCGCTGGCGGGGGAGAAGAAGAGCGGCCGGGGCGAAGTGATCACGCTGTCGGACGCCGAGGACAAGCGCTTCCGCAAGGCCCTGAGCGGGGTCCGGGCCGCGACCGTCAAGGCTCTCTCCGCCAAGGGCATCGACGCGGAGAAGATCCTCGCGGCCATGGGCGGATAGGCCGGCCGTCCGGCTTCGCGTAATCCATGAGTGAAGAATCGCGTGCCGCGTTGCCGGGGACCGGGGTGGCCGACTGGACCACCCGGCTCCTGGCCTACGCGGCCGGGGCCGCGCTGCTGTGGCTGATGCTGCTGACGGTGGTGGCGGTGGTGATGCGCTACGTCTTCAACGCGCCCATCCTGGGCGCGCAGGACATCTCCGAGCTGAGCCTGGCCGTGGTGGTGTTCATGGGGATCCCCTACTGCGGCTGGACCGGCGGCCACGTGGCCGTGGACCTCATCAGCACGGTGGTGGGG is a genomic window containing:
- a CDS encoding MFS transporter translates to MQKIIESLAVYWERRMARIFLLGIISGFPWVLIGSSLTLWLKEDGLSRTTIGFAGLIFGVYAINFLWAPLIDRIRIPWLTGKLGHRRAWILTLQAVIVVSLALWSFADPTANLGWVVGIGLTIAIASATQDIAVDALRIEQVGTTEGEAMAAGAATAVVGWWTGYKLGGIIALETATAFQNAGVEDYWQATFLVLGAVVILTNIGLLFVHEQGTAERIASQAAEEDRIASTLGVAGPMGHAAAWLGGTVVSPLASFFRRNGVAIALTVLGFIFLFKIGEAFMGRMSILFYREIGFSKSEIALYSKGLGWVTTVGFTVLGGFFAIRMGLIRAMFLSGIAMAATNLLFAVLFWVGKSEALFAAAVVVDDLTSAFATVTFVAFISMLVDRTYTATQYALMASIGTAGRTILAGASGALVDWLEGDWATFFVITTLMVIPSLICLWAIRGKLREMLAGAEVRLLGRHVEDEAEGTR
- a CDS encoding TRAP transporter substrate-binding protein, which encodes MSSFLKVCFERLALALVVGGLLLGAAASVQAAELKLAHFTSPKHPMDRLVMRPWGEEVAKRSNGSLTVRIYPGGELGKGPVAQYKRAADGIADITFGLQGYSSPLFPRTLLVELPGIAPDAVVATKMLWKAIGAVQGEYTRTKVLALWTNDKAVIMTRNKAVRTLDDVKGMKIRTPSKLQGDIIKALGATPVAMPVTRMYNALKTGVVDGLMVAPSVIRSFKIGEVAKYYTVGPFANTAFFLVMNKKAYDGLSAEHKKIVDETSGQALSVKAAGIYKKAGAGALAGEKKSGRGEVITLSDAEDKRFRKALSGVRAATVKALSAKGIDAEKILAAMGG
- a CDS encoding TRAP transporter small permease: MSEESRAALPGTGVADWTTRLLAYAAGAALLWLMLLTVVAVVMRYVFNAPILGAQDISELSLAVVVFMGIPYCGWTGGHVAVDLISTVVGESRLRYTDTLMRFLGAALFAVVAWQAMGQGFDAVEYGEASNLVEIPHYPFVFLMSVGWLLFALVLLLQAAAGIFRAPQTPQEKAE